A region of Streptomyces paludis DNA encodes the following proteins:
- the mreB gene encoding rod shape-determining protein, with protein sequence MTVSLEQLRRCHLAVDLGAARTRVFVKGAGLVVDEPSVAAVNTRTGALIAVGALAEQMTGRTPHYIQVARPVRGGTVVDVEMAQRMLRHLIGDKLRRQLRRKPFLRAAACTPHDSDPLAQRAAVETLVGLGARRVELVDTLIAAAVGAGLPVEQPTATMIMVCGAATTQVAVLSLGSIVTAQRIPIGGNAIDHAVIQYLRHQHELMLPSQSVRPLQLALSGNGLNPHGPSTTEIHGRDVATGIARSVLVDTAAVRAAVYTPLTAVLDGIGKVLRDCPPDLVADLADRGIMMVGGSALLPGLDQMLRDATGVPVAIADRPDICAVLGIGAMLEGKVRPMILDPLAEAH encoded by the coding sequence GTGACCGTCAGTCTTGAGCAGTTGCGCCGCTGTCACCTCGCCGTCGACCTGGGGGCCGCCCGGACCCGGGTCTTCGTGAAGGGGGCCGGGCTCGTCGTGGACGAGCCCAGCGTCGCCGCCGTCAACACCCGTACGGGCGCGCTCATCGCGGTCGGGGCGCTCGCCGAGCAGATGACGGGCCGTACCCCCCACTACATCCAGGTCGCCCGGCCGGTCCGGGGCGGCACGGTCGTGGACGTCGAGATGGCGCAGCGGATGCTCCGGCACCTCATCGGCGACAAGCTCCGCCGCCAGCTGCGCCGCAAGCCCTTCCTGCGGGCCGCCGCCTGCACCCCGCACGACAGCGATCCGCTGGCCCAGCGCGCGGCCGTGGAGACGCTGGTCGGTCTGGGCGCGCGCCGGGTCGAGCTGGTCGACACGCTGATCGCCGCCGCCGTGGGCGCCGGGCTGCCGGTGGAACAGCCCACCGCCACCATGATCATGGTGTGCGGTGCGGCGACCACGCAGGTCGCGGTGCTCTCGCTCGGTTCGATCGTCACCGCGCAGCGGATCCCGATCGGCGGCAACGCCATCGATCACGCGGTGATCCAGTACCTGCGCCACCAGCATGAACTGATGCTGCCCAGCCAGTCCGTCCGCCCGTTGCAGCTCGCGCTCAGCGGCAACGGGCTCAATCCGCACGGCCCGTCGACCACGGAGATCCACGGCCGGGACGTGGCGACCGGTATCGCGCGCTCGGTTCTCGTGGACACCGCCGCCGTACGGGCCGCGGTCTACACGCCGCTGACGGCGGTCCTGGACGGCATCGGCAAGGTGCTGCGGGACTGCCCGCCCGATCTGGTGGCCGACCTCGCGGACCGCGGGATCATGATGGTCGGCGGCAGCGCGCTGCTGCCGGGCCTCGACCAGATGCTGCGCGACGCGACGGGTGTGCCGGTGGCGATCGCCGACCGGCCGGACATCTGCGCCGTACTGGGCATCGGGGCGATGCTGGAGGGCAAGGTCCGGCCGATGATCCTGGACCCGCTGGCCGAGGCGCACTGA
- a CDS encoding GAF domain-containing protein has product MLEAVLGIGTDLELRATLQHVVDTATELIGARYGALGVVDAERGGLTELFTAGLSDTERHRIGRLPDGHTGLLGALIDEPGPIRLDDLTTDPRSRGVPPGHPPMRSFLGVPVQLDGEVLGNLYLAEKRSGTFTEQDQSLLRVLAAQAAGAIGTARLYGTARQRERWIEGAAAVTTALLTGRNAVDALETVAESARVLADAFAGVVLHPTEEGGMEIVTASTVDDPGDLVGTTIEPGSPVLVQLLGGEPVFIEDSATDPRMTTHVRSRFGPSMMLPLQSGGKLIGTLALPRKRGGRPYRAVDRLLATQFASQAALALVLADAQHDREQLAVFEDRDRIARDLHDLVVQRLFATEMMLESTRRRVADPGLDGLLGRAVDELDSTIQEVRTTIFALQQPPADGPTSVRGKVLRETGGAAVLLGFRPSVRFTGPVDTLVGEPAGGELLAALRTALAAAHRRVGVTSIDVEVDATARLAGDRDGVRLTVRDNGVRDNGVRDDGVRDDGARDDSVRDDGVYDADSGERGTTVTWEAPR; this is encoded by the coding sequence CTGCTCGAAGCCGTACTCGGCATCGGTACGGACCTCGAACTGCGCGCCACACTCCAGCACGTCGTCGACACCGCCACCGAACTCATCGGCGCGCGGTACGGCGCGCTCGGCGTCGTCGATGCCGAACGCGGCGGGCTGACCGAGCTGTTCACCGCCGGTCTGAGCGACACCGAACGGCACCGTATCGGCCGGCTCCCCGACGGTCACACCGGGCTCCTCGGCGCCCTCATCGACGAGCCGGGGCCCATCCGGCTCGACGATCTGACCACCGACCCGCGCTCACGCGGGGTGCCGCCCGGCCACCCCCCGATGCGCTCCTTTCTCGGGGTCCCGGTCCAGTTGGACGGCGAGGTCCTCGGCAATCTCTATCTGGCGGAGAAGCGGAGCGGCACCTTCACCGAGCAGGACCAGAGCCTGCTGCGGGTCCTGGCCGCGCAGGCGGCCGGCGCGATCGGCACCGCCAGGCTGTACGGGACGGCCCGGCAGCGCGAGCGCTGGATCGAGGGCGCCGCCGCCGTCACCACCGCCCTGCTGACCGGCCGGAACGCCGTGGACGCGCTGGAGACGGTGGCCGAGTCGGCCCGGGTGCTCGCGGACGCGTTCGCGGGCGTGGTCCTCCACCCGACCGAGGAGGGCGGGATGGAGATCGTCACCGCGTCCACGGTCGACGACCCCGGCGACCTCGTCGGCACGACCATCGAGCCCGGCTCCCCCGTACTCGTCCAACTGCTGGGCGGTGAGCCGGTGTTCATCGAGGATTCGGCCACGGATCCCCGGATGACCACGCATGTGCGCTCGCGCTTCGGCCCGAGCATGATGCTGCCGCTCCAGAGCGGCGGCAAGCTGATCGGCACGCTCGCCCTGCCGCGCAAGCGCGGGGGCCGTCCGTACCGTGCCGTGGACCGGCTGCTGGCCACCCAGTTCGCGTCGCAGGCGGCGCTGGCGCTGGTGCTGGCGGACGCGCAGCACGACCGGGAGCAGCTGGCGGTGTTCGAGGACCGCGACCGGATCGCCCGCGATCTGCACGATCTGGTGGTGCAGCGGCTCTTCGCCACGGAAATGATGCTGGAGTCGACGCGGCGTCGGGTGGCGGACCCCGGTCTGGACGGGCTGCTCGGCCGGGCCGTGGACGAGCTGGACTCCACCATCCAGGAGGTGCGCACCACGATCTTCGCGCTCCAGCAGCCGCCCGCCGACGGCCCGACGAGCGTACGGGGCAAGGTGCTGCGCGAGACGGGAGGCGCGGCGGTCCTGCTGGGCTTCCGGCCGTCCGTACGCTTCACGGGCCCGGTGGACACCCTGGTCGGCGAGCCGGCGGGCGGTGAGCTGCTCGCCGCACTGCGGACGGCGCTGGCCGCCGCGCACCGCAGGGTCGGGGTGACGTCGATCGATGTGGAGGTCGACGCGACGGCACGGCTGGCGGGCGACCGGGACGGGGTGCGGCTGACGGTGCGCGACAACGGCGTACGGGACAACGGCGTACGGGACGACGGCGTACGGGACGACGGCGCGCGGGACGACTCCGTACGGGACGACGGTGTGTACGACGCCGACAGCGGCGAGCGCGGTACGACGGTGACGTGGGAGGCCCCCCGATAG
- a CDS encoding SAM-dependent methyltransferase, translating into MSDRDPSVESSAAIRARIDTGKPHSARFWNYFVGGKDNYDVDRAVGDQIKEIFPGLVDVARTSRYFLGRAVRHLAVDQGVRQFLDIGTGLPTADNTHEVAQRLAPDARIVYVDNDPLVLAHARALLTSTPEGRTDYLDADLYDPAAILKAAAGTLDLSQPVALMILNTLGHVADYEQARSLVSQLMAGLPTGSYLVISDSTSTSAGMIAASDAYNASGAVPYYVRSVEEIGGFFDGLELAEPGIAQVTRWRPETDGSDGSDGTAPEVDAYCGVGRKP; encoded by the coding sequence GTGTCCGATCGTGACCCCAGTGTTGAGTCGTCCGCCGCCATCCGGGCGCGGATCGACACCGGAAAGCCGCATTCCGCGCGCTTCTGGAACTACTTCGTGGGCGGCAAGGACAACTACGACGTCGACCGCGCCGTGGGCGATCAGATCAAGGAGATCTTCCCCGGTCTGGTCGATGTGGCCCGCACCAGCCGTTACTTCCTCGGCCGCGCGGTCCGCCACCTCGCCGTGGACCAGGGCGTCCGGCAGTTCCTGGACATCGGTACGGGCCTGCCGACCGCCGACAACACCCACGAGGTCGCCCAGCGCCTCGCCCCGGACGCGCGGATCGTGTACGTCGACAACGACCCCCTGGTCCTCGCACACGCCCGGGCGCTGCTGACGAGCACACCCGAGGGCCGGACGGACTACCTCGACGCCGACCTCTACGACCCGGCCGCGATCCTCAAGGCCGCCGCGGGCACGCTCGATCTCTCGCAGCCGGTCGCGCTCATGATCCTCAACACGCTCGGCCATGTCGCCGACTACGAGCAGGCCCGTTCGCTGGTCTCGCAGCTCATGGCCGGTCTGCCGACCGGCAGTTACCTGGTGATCAGCGACTCGACCTCCACCAGCGCGGGCATGATCGCCGCCTCGGACGCGTACAACGCGAGCGGCGCCGTGCCGTACTACGTCCGCAGTGTCGAGGAGATCGGCGGCTTCTTCGACGGTCTCGAACTGGCGGAGCCGGGCATCGCGCAGGTCACGCGGTGGCGCCCGGAGACGGACGGATCCGACGGCTCGGACGGTACGGCGCCCGAGGTGGACGCCTACTGCGGCGTCGGCCGCAAGCCGTAG
- a CDS encoding YnfA family protein, translating to MLVARSLALFAVAALFEIGGAWLVWQGIREHKGWIWIGAGVIALGLYGVVATFQSDENFGRILAAYGGIFVAGSIGWGMVADGYRPDRFDVIGALVCLAGMAVIMYAPRGH from the coding sequence GTGCTCGTGGCCCGCTCCCTCGCCCTGTTCGCCGTCGCCGCACTGTTCGAGATCGGAGGCGCCTGGCTCGTCTGGCAGGGCATTCGTGAGCACAAGGGGTGGATCTGGATCGGCGCGGGTGTGATCGCGCTGGGGCTGTACGGGGTGGTGGCCACCTTCCAGAGCGATGAGAACTTCGGCCGTATCCTCGCCGCGTACGGTGGCATCTTCGTGGCGGGTTCGATCGGCTGGGGCATGGTCGCCGACGGCTACCGGCCCGACCGCTTCGATGTCATCGGCGCCCTCGTCTGCCTCGCCGGGATGGCCGTCATCATGTACGCGCCCCGAGGTCATTGA
- a CDS encoding tetratricopeptide repeat protein codes for MARWGGRPGDALLGAALLRCVAPGWMWRNEPAVARRLAWSGEAVVVYRRLPRRRDGLCHALALHANALCESGRYEEAIAAVAESPARTGYTLHVRAKALMGAGRLDEALVAVEESVAAYRNAVPRREDRPREDRPREDRPREHTVNALRTQGWILDRLDRTAEAVVAYQECVALLRDMPPRQALSQARLKIVALTELATALRGLGRFDEAIEAGTKARADTDPPILRLYPAFLPQRVQLLIDLAWCHGATDDLPAAREAAEEAVAAARTLIGHDRATGEHGLVLALECLSHHLGELAEAAAELSALKELADLCARLAPADPEKYEPHLAAALDDLAYRYEEDGARQESVAATAESVAVYRRTAARDPLLHETELARVLANLSIRQRDTGSADAAVASGREALAITRRLTGTAPYTHSLLTATRLRILADALRLTGQDTEASACRAEARTIDAEAAEAAEAAEAAEAAPYNPAAPS; via the coding sequence GTGGCACGGTGGGGTGGGCGGCCCGGTGACGCCCTGCTGGGCGCCGCGCTGCTGCGGTGCGTCGCACCGGGGTGGATGTGGCGGAACGAGCCGGCCGTCGCGCGGCGGCTGGCGTGGTCCGGTGAAGCGGTCGTGGTGTACCGCCGGCTTCCCCGGCGCCGGGACGGTCTGTGCCACGCGCTCGCGCTCCACGCCAACGCCCTGTGCGAGAGCGGCCGTTACGAAGAGGCGATCGCGGCGGTGGCGGAGTCGCCGGCCCGGACCGGCTACACACTGCACGTCCGCGCCAAGGCCCTGATGGGGGCGGGCCGGCTCGACGAGGCCCTGGTGGCGGTGGAGGAGAGTGTGGCCGCGTACCGGAACGCCGTACCGCGGCGTGAGGACCGGCCGCGCGAGGACCGGCCGCGCGAGGACCGGCCGAGGGAACACACCGTCAACGCGCTGCGCACCCAAGGGTGGATACTGGATCGTCTCGACCGCACGGCGGAGGCGGTGGTCGCCTATCAGGAGTGTGTCGCCCTGCTGCGGGACATGCCGCCGCGGCAGGCGCTGAGCCAGGCGCGCCTGAAGATCGTCGCGCTGACGGAGCTGGCCACCGCGCTGCGTGGCCTCGGCCGGTTCGACGAGGCCATCGAGGCCGGCACCAAGGCCCGGGCGGACACCGACCCTCCCATTCTGCGCCTCTACCCCGCGTTCCTGCCGCAGCGCGTCCAGCTCCTGATCGACCTGGCCTGGTGCCACGGCGCGACCGATGATCTGCCGGCGGCGCGTGAGGCCGCCGAGGAGGCCGTCGCCGCGGCCCGCACACTGATCGGGCACGACCGGGCCACCGGGGAGCACGGGCTCGTCCTGGCGCTGGAGTGTCTCTCCCATCACCTCGGTGAACTGGCCGAGGCGGCGGCGGAGTTGTCGGCCCTGAAGGAGCTGGCGGACCTCTGCGCCCGGCTCGCCCCCGCCGACCCCGAGAAGTACGAACCCCACCTCGCCGCGGCGCTGGACGACCTGGCGTACCGGTACGAGGAGGACGGCGCCCGCCAGGAGTCCGTGGCGGCCACCGCGGAGAGCGTCGCCGTGTACCGCCGCACCGCCGCACGCGATCCGCTGCTCCACGAAACGGAGTTGGCCCGGGTCCTGGCGAACCTCAGCATCCGCCAACGCGACACCGGAAGCGCGGACGCCGCCGTGGCGAGCGGCCGTGAGGCGCTGGCGATCACCCGCCGGCTGACCGGGACCGCCCCGTACACGCACAGCCTGCTGACCGCCACCCGCCTGCGGATCCTCGCCGACGCACTGCGCCTGACCGGGCAGGACACGGAAGCATCGGCCTGCCGCGCGGAGGCCAGGACCATCGACGCAGAAGCCGCCGAAGCCGCAGAGGCCGCCGAAGCCGCCGAAGCCGCGCCATACAACCCCGCGGCGCCCTCGTGA
- a CDS encoding arsenate reductase ArsC, with translation MSGSSKPSVLFVCVHNAGRSQMAAAYLTHLSEGRVEVRSAGSVPADAVNPAAVAAMAEAGIDMSAETPKTLTVDAVRASDVVITMGCGDTCPVFPGKTYLDWSLDDPAGRGIDAVRPIRDEIERRVRGLLADLGVPPCF, from the coding sequence GTGTCCGGGTCCTCGAAGCCGTCCGTGCTCTTCGTGTGTGTGCACAACGCGGGCCGCTCGCAGATGGCCGCCGCCTATCTCACCCATCTCTCCGAGGGACGGGTCGAGGTACGGTCGGCCGGGTCCGTACCGGCCGACGCCGTGAACCCGGCCGCCGTCGCGGCCATGGCGGAGGCCGGTATCGACATGTCCGCCGAGACGCCGAAGACACTGACCGTCGACGCCGTGCGGGCGTCCGACGTGGTGATCACCATGGGCTGCGGCGACACCTGCCCGGTCTTCCCCGGCAAGACGTACCTCGACTGGAGCCTCGACGACCCGGCGGGCCGGGGCATCGACGCCGTACGCCCCATCCGCGACGAGATCGAGCGACGTGTCCGCGGCCTGCTGGCCGACCTCGGTGTCCCACCGTGTTTCTGA
- the arsB gene encoding ACR3 family arsenite efflux transporter, translated as MRRLSFLDRFLAVWILLAMAGGLGLGRLVPGLGDALAGVTVTGVSLPIALGLLVMMYPVLAKVRYDRLDTVTRDRRLIVPSLVLNWIVGPALMFALAWAFLPDLPEYRTGLIIVGLARCIAMVIIWNDLAGGDRESAAVLVALNSVFQVVAFAGLGWFYLSVLPGWLGLERTALDVSVWEIARSVLIFLGIPLLAGYATRRLGERARGRAWYEARLLPRIGPFALYGLLFTVVVLFALQGDAITARPLDVVRIALPLLVYFAVMWAGSLAVGRAVGLDHPKATTLAFTAAGNNFELAIAVAIASFGAASGQALAGVVGPLIEVPVLIGLVHVGLAARRFFPRTVPTAGQAVLPEGSAHV; from the coding sequence GTGAGGCGGCTCTCGTTCCTGGACCGCTTCCTCGCCGTGTGGATTCTGCTCGCGATGGCCGGCGGCCTCGGGCTGGGGCGGCTGGTGCCCGGCCTCGGGGACGCCCTCGCGGGGGTCACCGTCACCGGTGTCTCGCTGCCCATCGCGCTCGGGCTGCTGGTGATGATGTACCCGGTGCTCGCGAAGGTCCGTTACGACCGGCTGGACACCGTCACCCGCGACCGGCGCCTCATCGTGCCGTCCCTCGTCCTGAACTGGATCGTCGGCCCGGCTCTGATGTTCGCGCTGGCCTGGGCCTTTCTGCCGGATCTGCCCGAGTACCGTACCGGCCTGATCATCGTCGGCCTGGCGCGCTGTATCGCGATGGTGATCATCTGGAACGATCTCGCGGGCGGCGACCGCGAGTCCGCCGCCGTCCTTGTCGCGCTGAACTCGGTGTTCCAGGTGGTCGCGTTCGCCGGGCTGGGCTGGTTCTACCTGAGTGTGCTGCCGGGGTGGCTCGGTCTGGAGCGGACCGCGCTCGATGTCTCCGTGTGGGAGATCGCGCGCTCCGTGCTGATCTTCCTCGGCATTCCGCTGCTGGCCGGGTACGCCACCCGCCGCCTGGGCGAGCGGGCCAGGGGGCGCGCCTGGTACGAGGCGCGGCTGCTGCCCCGGATCGGGCCGTTCGCGCTGTACGGGCTGCTGTTCACCGTCGTCGTACTCTTCGCGCTCCAGGGCGACGCCATCACCGCGCGCCCCCTGGATGTCGTACGGATCGCGCTGCCGCTGCTGGTGTACTTCGCGGTGATGTGGGCCGGGTCCCTGGCGGTCGGCCGGGCGGTCGGGCTGGACCATCCGAAGGCGACGACACTGGCGTTCACGGCGGCGGGCAACAACTTCGAACTCGCCATCGCGGTCGCCATCGCCTCCTTCGGCGCGGCCTCGGGCCAGGCGCTCGCGGGGGTGGTGGGACCGCTCATCGAAGTGCCGGTCCTGATCGGGCTGGTCCATGTCGGGCTCGCCGCCCGGCGCTTCTTTCCCCGTACCGTACCGACGGCCGGGCAGGCCGTTCTCCCGGAAGGTTCCGCCCATGTCTGA
- a CDS encoding ArsR/SmtB family transcription factor, with translation MSKQELVVLGQDCDADTDTGDGCCPALLDAPLDEAQAADLAKVFKALGDPVRLRLLSMIASRAGGEVCVCDLTPAFDLAQPTISHHLKLLKQAGLIDSERRGTWVYYRPLPQMTDRLAAVLTRPAGASAAESPSAESPSAGSGS, from the coding sequence ATGTCGAAACAAGAGCTTGTGGTGCTCGGCCAGGACTGCGATGCCGACACCGATACTGGCGACGGATGCTGCCCCGCGCTGCTGGACGCCCCGCTGGACGAGGCGCAGGCCGCGGATCTGGCGAAGGTGTTCAAGGCGCTGGGCGACCCGGTGCGGCTGCGGCTGCTGTCGATGATCGCCTCCCGCGCCGGTGGCGAGGTCTGTGTCTGTGACCTCACACCGGCCTTCGATCTGGCCCAGCCGACGATCTCCCACCATCTCAAACTGCTCAAGCAGGCCGGGCTCATCGACTCGGAGCGGCGCGGGACATGGGTGTACTACCGGCCGCTTCCGCAGATGACCGACCGGCTCGCGGCGGTCCTCACCCGCCCCGCCGGGGCTTCGGCGGCGGAGTCCCCGTCGGCGGAGTCCCCGTCGGCCGGGTCCGGGTCGTGA
- a CDS encoding sensor histidine kinase: MNAAEPRRRWWPRSVRARAALAAAAAAAVVLMSIGWWVHREVYRQSMEITESQAQEQLWSLVDQLNEGRIPVDRSAVPYEIVATGRRSAVAYGGGMADFDPGTRHVLPAPAEARASGGWTIAPLRLPERRDYNPRDRFELAGGTYMGMHTDVSARDLGAAKAITLGVAADSTLRVYVVMSPHTAETIAATTDGLLLRAGLVGLVLIAAVAYFAVRIALRPVEAIRVLTASVTASDPRERVVVPATGHEIAALATTINTTLQRLESAAAQQRRFVADAAHELRSPLTTLLASLEVALAYPERTDWPAAATTAARQTRRLQALAEDLLLLARLDTRTPAVRTSTVDLGALASRLTEQYPLTERSLALDCDSTGPVPVQGNPDECERLLRNLIDNATRHAAHRVQITVRNEDGWVVLTVHDDGPGVPTEDAERVFERFVRLDDARSRDRGGTGLGLAIARDLAHRHSGTLTLAPRTLGACFLLRVPAAPDDAPVEGALAS; the protein is encoded by the coding sequence GTGAACGCGGCTGAGCCGCGCCGCCGCTGGTGGCCGCGTTCCGTACGGGCCCGCGCCGCCCTGGCCGCCGCCGCTGCCGCCGCCGTCGTCCTGATGAGCATCGGCTGGTGGGTGCACCGCGAGGTGTACCGCCAGAGCATGGAGATCACCGAGTCCCAGGCCCAGGAACAGCTCTGGTCCCTCGTCGACCAGCTGAACGAGGGGCGGATACCCGTCGACAGAAGCGCCGTGCCGTACGAGATCGTCGCGACCGGCCGGCGCTCCGCCGTCGCCTACGGCGGAGGCATGGCGGACTTCGACCCCGGCACCCGCCATGTACTGCCCGCCCCGGCGGAGGCGAGAGCGTCCGGGGGCTGGACGATCGCCCCCCTCCGTCTGCCGGAGCGCCGCGACTACAACCCCCGCGACCGGTTCGAACTGGCCGGCGGCACCTACATGGGCATGCACACCGATGTCAGTGCCCGTGACCTCGGCGCCGCCAAGGCCATCACCCTGGGCGTCGCCGCCGACTCCACCCTGCGGGTCTATGTGGTGATGTCCCCGCACACGGCCGAGACGATCGCCGCCACCACGGACGGACTGCTGCTGCGGGCCGGGCTCGTCGGTCTCGTACTGATCGCCGCCGTCGCCTACTTCGCCGTCCGGATCGCGCTGCGGCCGGTCGAGGCCATCCGGGTCCTCACCGCCTCGGTCACCGCGAGCGACCCCCGGGAACGGGTCGTCGTCCCCGCCACCGGACACGAGATCGCCGCCCTGGCCACCACCATCAACACCACCCTCCAGCGCCTTGAGAGCGCCGCCGCCCAGCAGCGCCGCTTCGTCGCGGACGCCGCCCACGAGCTGCGCAGCCCCCTCACCACCCTGCTGGCCAGCCTGGAAGTCGCGCTCGCCTACCCGGAGCGCACCGACTGGCCGGCCGCGGCCACCACCGCCGCGCGGCAGACCCGCCGCCTCCAGGCGCTGGCCGAGGACCTGCTGCTGCTCGCCCGCCTCGACACCCGCACCCCGGCGGTCCGCACGAGCACCGTCGACCTGGGGGCCCTGGCCTCCCGCCTGACCGAGCAGTACCCCCTCACCGAGCGGTCGTTGGCCCTCGACTGCGACTCGACGGGACCCGTCCCCGTACAAGGAAATCCGGACGAGTGCGAGCGGCTGCTGCGCAACCTCATCGACAACGCCACCCGCCATGCCGCGCACCGCGTCCAGATCACCGTACGGAACGAGGACGGCTGGGTCGTCCTCACCGTGCACGACGACGGGCCGGGGGTGCCCACCGAGGACGCCGAGCGTGTTTTCGAGCGCTTCGTCCGGCTCGACGACGCCCGCTCGCGCGACCGCGGGGGTACGGGCCTGGGCCTGGCCATCGCCCGCGACCTGGCCCACCGCCATAGCGGCACACTCACACTGGCCCCGCGGACGCTGGGAGCGTGCTTCCTGCTGCGCGTCCCGGCGGCGCCTGACGACGCTCCCGTCGAGGGAGCCCTTGCTTCTTGA
- a CDS encoding response regulator transcription factor, whose protein sequence is MRILVVEDEVDLAHTLRTGLTAEGYSVDLAHDGRQGLWMARNGEYAVVVLDLMLPGLNGYKVCAQLRREGDTTPILVLTAKDGEWDQAEALDTGADDYLAKPFSYVVLVARLRALVRRAATTAPPVLAVGDLSVDVAARVCRRAGTRVELTPREFAVLEMLARRAGQAVSKSDLLYHAWPDEAWDPNLVEARVSALRKKVDSAFGRRSLQTVRGTGYRLVDDREQDDREQGDRERDDREQGDRERG, encoded by the coding sequence ATGCGCATCCTGGTGGTCGAAGACGAGGTGGACCTCGCACACACACTGCGCACCGGTCTGACCGCGGAGGGCTACAGTGTCGATCTCGCCCATGACGGCCGCCAGGGTCTGTGGATGGCCCGGAACGGCGAATACGCCGTCGTCGTACTGGACTTGATGCTGCCCGGACTCAACGGCTACAAGGTCTGCGCCCAGCTGCGCCGGGAGGGCGACACCACGCCCATCCTGGTGCTCACCGCGAAGGACGGGGAATGGGACCAGGCGGAGGCCCTGGACACCGGGGCCGACGACTACCTGGCCAAACCCTTCTCCTACGTGGTGCTCGTCGCCCGGCTGCGGGCCCTGGTGCGGCGGGCCGCCACGACCGCCCCGCCCGTCCTCGCCGTGGGCGACCTCTCGGTGGATGTCGCCGCCCGGGTCTGCCGCCGGGCCGGCACCCGGGTGGAGCTGACGCCCCGGGAGTTCGCCGTACTGGAGATGCTGGCCCGGCGGGCGGGCCAGGCGGTCTCCAAGTCCGATCTGCTGTACCACGCGTGGCCCGACGAGGCATGGGACCCGAACCTGGTCGAGGCGCGCGTCAGCGCCCTGCGCAAGAAGGTGGACTCCGCGTTCGGCCGGAGGTCCCTCCAGACCGTACGCGGGACCGGCTACCGGCTGGTCGACGACCGCGAACAGGACGACCGTGAGCAGGGCGACCGTGAACGTGACGACCGAGAACAGGGCGACCGTGAACGCGGCTGA